Genomic window (Vitis riparia cultivar Riparia Gloire de Montpellier isolate 1030 chromosome 4, EGFV_Vit.rip_1.0, whole genome shotgun sequence):
GGATATTATTCGACTTCCAAGGCTGTTCCAGTTTCTCCAGCGACCATTGGCTCAACTAATTTCTGTGATCCGTGCTCCCAAGAGTAAAGAAGGGTATGCTGCAATAGGAGGCGGTTCACCTTTGCGAAAAATCACCGATGAGCAGGTAGGAGATGCTTGCTCATGTTAAATTCTTCGTTTTATTCTCCTTTTTATGATCTTTATTGGCATCATTTGTTATACTTCTGCAGAAATCAACCATGTTTCAGATATCATGTTGTGTATTTTATGCGTGTTTGTGTTAGTCTGGTCCGGTTAATAGTCTGAGGTATTTTTTGCAGGCTCATGCAATTAAAGCGGCTTTGGAAGCAAAGAACATGCATGTAAATGTTTATGTTGGCATGCGTTACTGGTACCCATTCACTGAGGAAGCAATTGAGCAAGTGAGTCCTTAAGTTCTGTAAGGCTAATGATCATTGTCTTGTACCAATCCCTAGTTATGTGGAAAAAAATTCAGTCCACAAAGCTTGCTGATTTAGGAGAAACATAGccctatttttttgttctattaaTAGAATGGAGGATATCTACACTGATTTTGTAGTCTTCTAGTGCTATCCAAAGTTCAGTAAAAAAGTGCCTCCTCTCTCTTAAAATTATTCTTCATTATGGTTGAAATTTCTTCATTATCTGTGGCAGATTAAGAAAGACAAGATTACAAGGCTTGTTGTGCTGCCACTTTATCCTCAATTCTCTATTTCTACAACTGGGTCAAGCATCCGTGTTCTTGAAAGCATCTTCAGGTTAATTCCTGTTTCAGTTGGTATCTTTTTCTGCAGTctaattgaaattgtttttctcAATTAAATCCTCTAAATTTTGAGTCATCTGCCAGGGAAGATGCATATCTGTCAAGGCTTCCTGTTTCTATTATACAATGCTGGTATCAACGACAAGGTTATATCAACTCTATGGCTGACTTGATTGAGGAAGAGCTGCAGATTTTCTCTAAGCCCAAGGAGGTGGGTTTTGTTCCCGttatcttgttttctttttccataatattattctttgaaatattattatttgcaCCATTAGTTGAGTTTTACTGCCGTAACAAATGAGTTCCTAACTTTTTAGAGGAATTCTAGGTGATGATATTCTTCAGTGCCCATGGAGTACCCGTTAGTTATGTTGAGGATGCTGGAGATCCATACAGAGATCAGATGGAGGAGTGCATCTACTTAATCATGCAAGAGTTGAAAGCTAGAGGAATCAGCAATAAGCATACTCTCGCATACCAGGTTGGTCATAAAATTTGAGTTCATAAGTTCAAGTTTCTGTTTCCAAGTGTTGCATGATTATCAGCTCTATGTCAGGCTGCTGTCTTTACTTTCTGCTTAACTGTTgattttcttctcctcctcacTACATAGGGGCTAAGTTTATTTTGTGTTGCTCAACTCcttcaatttgattatttttcttcagaGTCGAGTTGGTCCTGTACAATGGCTGAAACCATACACTGATGAAGTTCTTGTTGAGCTTGGCCAAAAAGGTGTAAAAAGTCTCCTTGCTGTTCCAGTAAGGTATGTCATTAATAGTTAAAATAGAATTTGTGATTGTTCGTCTTCAGTTTGCATCATGCTTCATACTTCCACatcatttctcccatttcaatttCTGGGTGTTAGTTTATGGGAGATTTTAGTTAGTCTTGAGCTTATAATGATTATCATTTGG
Coding sequences:
- the LOC117912849 gene encoding ferrochelatase-2, chloroplastic translates to MEAVSSSGILPHGKVSGLNHQSFNQKSSMSCPQTRSFKSAHCYSSEGLKGSQLLNSIEKRNPVGQTFSSAGAYTYVGSAVESRTHAVEEKVGVLLLNLGGPETLHDVQPFLFNLFADPDIIRLPRLFQFLQRPLAQLISVIRAPKSKEGYAAIGGGSPLRKITDEQAHAIKAALEAKNMHVNVYVGMRYWYPFTEEAIEQIKKDKITRLVVLPLYPQFSISTTGSSIRVLESIFREDAYLSRLPVSIIQCWYQRQGYINSMADLIEEELQIFSKPKEVMIFFSAHGVPVSYVEDAGDPYRDQMEECIYLIMQELKARGISNKHTLAYQSRVGPVQWLKPYTDEVLVELGQKGVKSLLAVPVSFVSEHIETLEEIDMEYKHLALESGIENWGRVPALGCTSSFITDLADAVIEALPAAKAMTTQSTSKEFNMDPVSYAIKMFFGSILAFVLLLSPKMVSMFKNQLI